The proteins below are encoded in one region of Halichoerus grypus chromosome X, mHalGry1.hap1.1, whole genome shotgun sequence:
- the MED12 gene encoding mediator of RNA polymerase II transcription subunit 12 isoform X14, with the protein MAAFGILSYEHRPLKRPRLGPPDVYPQDPKQKEDELTALNVKQGFNNQPAVSGDEHGSAKNVNFNPAKISSNFSSIIAEKLRCNTLPDTGRRKPQVNQKDNFWLVTARSQSAINTWFTDLAGTKPLTQLAKKVPIFSKKEEVFGYLAKYTVPVMRAAWLIKMTCAYYAAISETKVKKRHVIDPFMEWTQIITKYLWEQLQKMAEYYRPGPAGSGGCGSTIGPLPHDVEVAIRQWDYNEKLAMFMFQDGMLDRHEFLTWVLECFEKIRPGEDELLKLLLPLLLRYSGEFVQSAYLSRRLAYFCTRRLALQLDGVSSHSSHVMSAQSTSTLPATPAPQPPTSSAPSTPFSDLLMCPQHRPLVFGLSCILQTILLCCPSALVWHYSLTDSRIKTGSPLDHLPIAPSNLPMPEGNSAFTQQVRAKLREIEQQIKERGQAVEVRWSFDKCQEATAGFTIGRVLHTLEVLDSHSFERSDFSNSLDSLCNRIFGLGPSKDGHEISSDDDAVVSLLCEWAVSCKRSGRHRAMVVAKLLEKRQAEIEAERCGESEAADEKGSIASGSLSAPSAPIFQDVLLQFLDTQAPMLTDPRSESERVEFFNLVLLFCELIRHDVFSHNMYTCTLISRGDLAFGAPGPRPPSPFDDPADDSERKEAEGSSSSKLEDPGLSESMDIDPSSSVLFEDMEKPDFSLFSPTMPCEGKGSPSPEKPDVEKEVKPPPKEKLEGTLGVLYDQPRHVQYATHFPIPQEESCSHECNQRLVVLFGVGKQRDDARHAIKKITKDILKVLNRKGTAETDQLAPIVPLNPGDLTFLGGEDGQKRRRNRPEAFPTAEDIFAKFQHLSHYDQHQVTAQVSRNVLEQITSFALGMSYHLPLVQHVQFIFDLMEYSLSISGLIDFAIQLLNELSVVEAELLLKSSDLVGSYTTSLCLCIVAVLRHYHACLILNQDQMAQVFEGLCGVVKHGMNRSDGSSAERCILAYLYDLYTSCSHLKSKFGELFSDFCSKVKNTIYCNVEPSESNMRWAPEFMIDTLENPAAHTFTYTGLGKSLSENPANRYSFVCNALMHVCVGHHDPDRVNDIAILCAELTGYCKSLSAEWLGVLKALCCSSNNGTCGFNDLLCNVDVSDLSFHDSLATFVAILIARQCLLLEDLIRCAAIPSLLNAACSEQDSEPGARLTCRILLHLFKTPQLNPCQSDGTPSPDKPTVGIRSSCDRHLLAASQNRIVDGAVFAVLKAVFVLGDAELKGSGFTVTGGTEELPEEEGGGGSGGRRQGGRNISVETASLDVYAKYVLRSICQQEWVGERCLKSLCEDSNDLQDPVLSSAQAQRLMQLICYPYRLLDNEDGENPQRQRIKRILQNLDQWTMRQSSLELQLMIKQTPNNEMNSLLENIAKATIEVFQQSAETGSSSGSAASNMPSSSKTKPVLSSLERSGVWLVAPLIAKLPTSVQGHVLKAAGEELEKGQHLGSSSRKERDRQKQKSMSLLSQQPFLSLVLTCLKGQDEQREGLLTSLYSQVHQIVNNWRDNQYLDDCKPKQLMHEALKLRLNLVGGMFDTVQRSTQQTTEWAMLLLEIIISGTVDMQSNNELFTTVLDMLSVLINGTLAADMSSISQGSMEENKRAYMNLVKKLRKELGERQSDSLEKVLQLLPLPKPTRDVITCEPQGSLIDTKGNKIAGFDSIFKKEGLQVSTKQKISPWDLFEGLKPSAPLSWGWFGTVRVDRRVARGEEQQRLLLYHTHLRPRPRAYYLEPLPLPPEDEEPPAPTLLEPEKKAPEPPKTDKPGAAPPSTEERKKKSTKGKKRSQPATKTEDYGMGPGRSGPYGVTVPPDLLHHANPGSISHLSYRQGSIGLYTQNQPLPAGGPRVDPYRPVRLPMQKLPTRPPYPGVLPTTMTGVMGLEPSSYKTSVYRQQQPAVPQGQRLRQQLQAKIQSQGMLGQSSVHQMTPSSSYGLQTSQGYTPYVSHVGLQQHTGPAGTMVPPSYSSQPYQSTHPSTNPTLVDPTRHLQQRPSGYVHQQAPTYGHGLASTQRAKWRKQDWKMPRREGYEPLKRGDVFAPYSPTEKSVRTQKGPSGYSARRNE; encoded by the exons ATCAGTTCCAACTTCAGCAGCATTATTGCAGAGAAGTTACGTTGTAACACCCTCCCTGACACTGGTCGCAGAAAGCCCCAAGTGAACCAGAAGGACAACTTCTGGCTGGTGACTGCACGATCCCAGAGTGCCATTAACACCTGGTTCACTGACCTGGCTGGCACCAAGCCACTCACGCAACTAGCCAAAAAG GTCCCCATTTTCAGTAAAAAGGAAGAAGTGTTTGGGTACTTAGCCAAGTACACAGTGCCTGTGATGCGGGCCGCCTGGCTCATTAAGATGACCTGTGCCTACTACGCAGCAATCAGTGAGACCAAGGTGAAGAAGAGACATGTCATTGACCCCTTCATGG AATGGACTCAGATCATCACCAAATACTTATGGGAGCAGCTGCAAAAGATGGCCGAGTACTACCGGCCAGGGCCTGCAGGCAGTGGGGGCTGTGGGTCCACTATAGGGCCCTTGCCCCATGACGTAGAGGTGGCAATCCGGCAGTGGGACTACAACGAGAAGCTGGCCATGTTCATGTTTCAG GATGGAATGCTGGACAGACATGAGTTCCTGACCTGGGTCCTTGAGTGTTTTGAGAAAATACGCCCTGGAGAGGATGAATTGCTTAaactgctgctgcccctgctgcttCGA TACTCGGGGGAATTCGTTCAGTCTGCGTACCTCTCCCGCCGCCTTGCCTACTTCTGTACCCGGAGACTGGCCTTGCAACTGGATGGCGTGAGCAGTCACTCATCTCACGTTATGTCCGCTCAGTCGACAAGCACACTGCCCGCCACCCCTGCTCCTCAGCCCCCAACCAGCAGCGCACCCTCTACACCCTTTAGCGACCTGCTGATGTGCCCTCAGCACCGGCCCCTGGTTTTTGGCCTCAGCTGTATCCTTCAG ACCATCCTCCTGTGCTGTCCTAGTGCCCTGGTTTGGCACTACTCGCTGACCGATAGCCGCATTAAGACTGGCTCACCACTTGACCACCTGCCTATTGCCCCCTCCAACCTGCCCATGCCAGAGGGCAACAGTGCCTTTACTCAGCAG GTACGTGCAAAGTTGCGCGAGATTGAGCAGCAGATCAAGGAGCGAGGACAGGCGGTTGAGGTTCGCTGGTCTTTCGATAAGTGCCAGGAAGCCACTGCAG GCTTCACCATTGGACGGGTGCTCCATACTTTGGAAGTGTTGGACAGCCACAGTTTTGAGCGCTCTGACTTCAGCAACTCTCTCGACTCCCTTTGTAACCGAATCTTTGGGTTGGGCCCTAGCAAGGACGGGCACGAG ATCTCCTCGGATGATGACGCCGTAGTATCATTACTGTGTGAATGGGCCGTCAGCTGCAAGCGTTCTGGTCGGCATCGTGCTATGGTGGTAGCCAAGCTGCTGGAGAAGAGACAGGCCGAGATTGAGGCCGAG CGTTGTGGAGAATCAGAAGCCGCAGATGAGAAGGGTTCCATTGCCTCTGGCTCCCTTTCTGCTCCCAGTGCTCCCATTTTCCAGGATGTCCTCCTGCAGTTTCTGGATACCCAGGCTCCCATGCTGA CGGACCCCCGAAGTGAGAGTGAGCGAGTGGAGTTCTTTAATCTGGTCCTGCTCTTCTGTGAACTGATTCGACACGATGTTTTCTCCCACAACATGTACACTTGCACCCTCATCTCCCGGGGGGACCTCGCCTTTGGAGCTCCTGGCCCCCGGCCTCCGTCTCCTTTTGATGACCCTGCTGATGACTCAGAGCGCAAGGAGGCCGAGGGCAGCAGCAGTAGCAAGCTGGAG GACCCAGGGCTCTCGGAGTCGATGGACATTGACCCTAGTTCCAGTGTGCTCTTCGAGGACATGGAGAAGCCTGATTTCTCA TTGTTCTCCCCTACTATGCCCTGTGAGGGGAAGGGCAGTCCATCCCCCGAGAAGCCAGATGTTGAGAAGGAGGTGAAGCCCCCGCCCAAGGAGAAGCTAGAAGGGACCCTTGGGGTTCTTTATGACCAGCCGCGGCATGTGCAGTACGCCACGCACTTTCCCATCCCCCAG GAGGAGTCATGCAGCCATGAGTGCAACCAGCGGTTGGTCGTACTGTTTGGGGTGGGGAAGCAGCGAGATGATGCCCGCCATGCCATCAAGAAAATTACCAAGGATATCCTGAAGGTTCTGAACCGCAAGGGGACAGCGGAAACTG ACCAGCTTGCTCCTATTGTGCCTCTGAATCCTGGAGACCTGACATTCTTAG gtggggaggatgggcagaAGCGGCGACGCAACCGGCCTGAAGCCTTCCCCACTGCTGAAGATATCTTTGCTAAGTTCCAGCACCTTTCACATTATGACCAGCACCAGGTCACGGCTCAG GTCTCCCGGAATGTTCTGGAGCAGATCACGAGCTTTGCCCTTGGCATGTCATACCACTTGCCTCTGGTGCAGCATGTGCAGTTCATCTTCGACCTCATGGAATATTCCCTCAGCATCAGTGGCCTCATCGACTTTGCCATTCAG CTCCTGAATGAACTGAGCGTAGTTGAGGCTGAGCTGCTCCTCAAGTCCTCGGATCTGGTGGGCAGCTACACTACCAGCCTGTGCCTGTGCATCGTGGCCGTCCTGCGGCACTACCATGCCTGCCTCATCCTCAACCAGGACCAGATGGCCCAGGTCTTTGAGGG GCTGTGTGGCGTAGTGAAGCATGGGATGAACCGGTCAGATGGCTCCTCTGCGGAACGCTGTATCCTTGCTTATCTCTATGATCTGTACACCTCCTGTAGCCATTTAAAGAGCAAATTTGGGGAGCTCTTCAG CGACTTCTGCTCCAAGGTGAAAAACACCATCTACTGCAACGTGGAGCCCTCAGAATCCAACATGCGCTGGGCACCCGAGTTCATGATTGACACTCTGGAGAACCCCGCAGCTCACACCTTCACCTACACGGGGCTAGGCAAGAGTCTTAGTGAGAACCCCGCTAACCGCTACAGCTTTGTCTGCAATGCCCTTATGCACGTCTGTGTGGGGCACCATGATCCCGATAG GGTGAATGACATTGCCATCCTGTGTGCGGAGCTGACGGGCTACTGCAAGTCACTGAGCGCCGAGTGGCTGGGGGTCCTGAAGGCCTTGTGCTGCTCCTCTAACAATGGCACTTGTGGCTTCAACGACCTTCTCTGCAATGTAGAT GTCAGTGACCTGTCTTTTCACGACTCCCTGGCTACTTTTGTTGCCATCCTCATCGCTCGGCAGTGTCTGCTCCTCGAGGACCTGATTCGCTGTGCTGCCATCCCTTCGCTCCTTAATGCTG cttgcAGTGAACAGGACTCTGAGCCGGGGGCCCGGCTTACCTGCCGCATCCTCCTCCACCTTTTCAAGACACCTCAGCTCAATCCTTGCCAGTCAGATGGAA CTCCCTCCCCAGACAAGCCTACAGTAGGAATCCGTTCCTCCTGTGACCGCCACCTGCTGGCTGCCTCCCAGAACCGCATAGTGGATGGAGCTGTGTTTGCTGTTCTCAAGGCTGTGTTTGTACTTG GGGATGCGGAACTGAAGGGTTCGGGCTTCACTGTGACAGGAGGAACAGAAGAACttccagaggaggagggaggaggtggcaGTGGCGGTCGGAGGCAGGGTGGCCGCAACATCTCTGTGGAGACAGCCAGTCTGGATGTCTATGCCAAGTACGTGCTACGCAGCATCTGCCAACAG GAATGGGTAGGAGAGCGTTGCCTTAAATCACTGTGTGAGGACAGCAACGACCTGCAAGACCCAGTGTTGAGTAGCGCCCAGGCCCAGCGCCTCATGCAGCTCATCTGCTACCCATATCGATTGCTGGACAACGAGGATGGGGAAAACCCCCAGCGGCAGCGCATTAAGCGCATTCTCCAG AACTTGGACCAGTGGACCATGCGCCAGTCTTCTTTGGAGCTGCAGCTCATGATCAAGCAGACCCCTAACAAT GAGATGAACTCCCTCTTAGAGAACATCGCCAAGGCCACAATCGAGGTTTTCCAACAGTCAGCGGAGACGGGGTCATCTTCTGGAAGCGCTGCCAGCAACATGCCCAGCAGCAGCAAGACCAAGCCAGTGCTCAG CTCTCTAGAGCGCTCTGGTGTGTGGCTGGTGGCCCCCCTCATTGCTAAACTGCCCACCTCAGTCCAGGGGCATGTGTTAAAGGCGGCTGGGGAGGAACTGGAGAAGGGCCAGCACCTGGGTTCCTCTTCCCGCAAAGAACGGGACCGACAAAAGCAGAAGAG CATGTCCCTGTTGAGCCAGCAGCCATTCTTATCCCTGGTGCTGACGTGTCTGAAAGGGCAGGATGAGCAGCGTGAGGGCCTTCTCACCTCCCTCTACAGCCAGGTGCACCAG ATTGTGAATAACTGGCGTGACAACCAGTACTTAGATGACTGCAAACCAAAGCAGCTCATGCACGAGGCTCTCAAGCTGCGGCTCAACCTG GTGGGGGGCATGTTTGACACGGTGCAGCGCAGCACCCAGCAGACCACCGAGTGGGCCATGCTCCTCCTGGAGATCATCATCAGCGGCACCGTTGACATGCAGTCCAACAA CGAGCTCTTCACCACCGTGCTGGACATGCTGAGCGTGCTCATCAATGGGACCCTGGCCGCGGACATGTCTAGCATCTCTCAGGGCAGCATGGAGGAGAATAAGCGTGCCTACATGAACCTGGTGAAGAAGCTGCGG AAAGAGCTGGGGGAACGTCAGTCAGACAGTCTGGAAAAAGTTCTCCAGCTGCTGCCACTGCCCAAGCCGACCCGAGATGTCATCACATGTGAGCCACAGGGCTCCCTCATTGACACCAAGGGCAACAAGATTGCAGGCTTCGATTCCATCTTCAAGAAGGAG GGTCTGCAGGTTTCCACCAAACAAAAGATCTCTCCCTGGGATCTTTTTGAGGGCTTGAAGCCGTCCGCACCACTCTCTTGGGGCTGGTTTGGAACAGTCCGGGTCGACCGGCGAGTGGCCCGAGGAGAGGAACAACAGCGGTTGCTGCTCTATCACACGCACCTgcggccccggccccgggccTATTACCTGGAGCCGCTCCCGCTGCCCCCAGAAGATGAGGagccccctgctcccaccctgcTAGAGCCCGAGAAAAAGGCTCCAGAGCCCCCCAAAACTGACAAACCTGGGGCCGCTCCACCCAGTACTGAGGAGCGCAAGAAGAAGTCCACCAAGGGCAAGAAacgcagccagccagccaccaaGACAGAG GACTATGGAATGGGCCCGGGCAGGAGCGGCCCCTATGGCGTGACAGTGCCTCCAGACCTCCTGCACCACGCTAACCCCGGTTCCATATCCCATCTTAGCTACAGGCAGGGCTCCATAGGCCTGTACACCCAGAACCAGCCACTACCTGCAG GGGGCCCTCGCGTGGACCCGTACCGCCCCGTGCGGTTACCGATGCAGAAGCTGCCCACCCGACCACCTTACCCTGGAGTGCTGCCCACGACCATGACTGGAGTCATGGGACTAGAACCTTCCTCCTACAAGACCTCCGTGTACCGACAGCAGCAGCCCGCGGTGCCCCAAGGACAGCGCCTTCGCCAACAGCTCCAGGCAAAGATA CAGAGTCAGGGGATGTTGGGACAGTCATCTGTCCATCAGATGACTCCCAGCTCTTCCTACGGTTTGCAGACCTCCCAG ggCTATACTCCTTATGTTTCTCATGTGGGATTGCAGCAACACACAGGCCCCGCAGGTACCATGGTGCCCCCCAGCTACTCCAGCCAGCCTTACCAGAGCACCCACCCTTCTACCAATCCTACTCTTGTAGATCCTACTCGCCACCTGCAACAGCGGCCCAGTGGCTATGTGCACCAGCAGGCCCCAACCTACGGACATGGGCTGGCCTCCACTCAAAG AGCAAAATGGCGAAAACAGGATTGGAAGATGCCTCGCCGTGAAGGTTATGAGCCACTAAAACGGGGTGACGTCTTTGCCCCTTATTCCCCAACCGAGAAATCTGTCAGAACCCAGAAGGGCCCTTCTGGTTATAGTGCCAGGAGGAATGAGTGA